The following proteins come from a genomic window of Lolium rigidum isolate FL_2022 chromosome 5, APGP_CSIRO_Lrig_0.1, whole genome shotgun sequence:
- the LOC124654629 gene encoding endochitinase A-like has product MATSPMAVFTFMALGLVAALLSAAGPAAAQNCGCQAGFCCSQYGYCGTNSSYCGDGCQSGPCTSGGGGVGSIVTDAFFNGIKSQSGGGCAGQSFYTRQAFLNAVGSYSGFASGSSDAAKREIAAFFAHVTHETGHFCYIEEINGANQNYCDTGYPQWPCSSGVKYYGRGPLQLTWNYNYGAAGQSIGFDGLGSPQTVAQDPVLAFKTALWYWMTNVHGVLPQGFGATTRAINGAVECDGKNTAQMNARVGYYQDYCRQLGVDPGGSLTC; this is encoded by the exons ATGGCGACCTCGCCGATGGCGGTGTTCACGTTCATGGCTCTTGGGCTAGTAGCAGCACTCCTCTCCGCTGCTGGTCCGGCGGCCGCGCAGAACTGCGGCTGCCAGGCGGGCTTCTGCTGCAGCCAGTACGGTTACTGCGGCACCAATTCCTCGTACTGCGGCGACGGGTGCCAGTCCGGCCCGTgcaccagcggcggcggaggtgtgGGCAGCATCGTCACCGATGCCTTCTTCAACGGAATCAAGTCCCAGTCGGGCGGCGGCTGCGCAGGTCAGAGCTTCTACACACGCCAGGCGTTCCTCAACGCCGTTGGTTCCTACTCCGGCTTCGCGTCGGGAAGCTCCGACGCCGCCAAGCGCGAGATCGCCGCCTTCTTCGCCCACGTCACGCACGAGACCGGAC ACTTCTGCTACATTGAGGAGATCAACGGGGCGAACCAGAACTACTGCGACACAGGATACCCGCAGTGGCCGTGTTCCTCGGGGGTGAAGTACTACGGCCGGGGGCCGCTGCAGCTCACGTGGAACTACAACTACGGGGCGGCTGGGCAGAGCATCGGCTTCGACGGGCTGGGTAGCCCCCAGACGGTGGCGCAGGACCCCGTGCTGGCGTTCAAGACGGCGTTGTGGTACTGGATGACCAACGTCCACGGGGTGCTCCCTCAGGGCTTCGGCGCCACCACCAGGGCCATCAACGGCGCCGTGGAGTGCGACGGCAAGAACACCGCGCAGATGAACGCGCGGGTGGGCTACTACCAGGACTACTGCCGCCAGTTGGGCGTCGACCCCGGGGGTAGCCTTACTTGCTAA